Proteins co-encoded in one Stomoxys calcitrans chromosome 5, idStoCalc2.1, whole genome shotgun sequence genomic window:
- the LOC106087665 gene encoding uncharacterized protein LOC106087665, translating into MAEVDETLKKKRTFKKYTYRGVDLDQLLDMPNNQLVELMHSRARRRFSRGLKRKPMALIKKLRKAKKEAPPNEKPEIVKTHLRNMIVVPEMTGSIIGVYNGKDFGQVEVKPEMIGHYLGEFVLTYKPVKHGRPGIGATHSSRFIPLK; encoded by the exons ATGGCTGag GTTGATGAAACTCTTAAAAAGAAGCGTACCTTCAAAAAGTACACCTACCGCGGTGTCGATTTGGATCAATTGTTGGATATGCCCaa TAACCAATTGGTTGAATTGATGCACAGCCGTGCCCGCAGACGTTTCTCTCGTGGTTTGAAAcgcaaaccaatggctttgatCAAGAAATTGCGCAAAGCCAAGAAGGAGGCTCCACCAAATGAGAAGCCCGAAATTGTCAAGACCCATTTGAGAAACATGATTGTTGTTCCCGAAATGACCGGCTCCATCATTGGTGTTTACAACGGCAAAGATTTTGGCCAAGTTGAAGTTAAGCCTGAAATGATTGGTCACTACTTGGGTGAATTCGTCTTGACTTACAAACCCGTTAAGCACGGTCGTCCCGGTATTGGTGCCACCCACAGCTCTAGATTCATTCCATTGAAGTAG
- the LOC106087662 gene encoding serine/threonine-protein kinase par-1, which produces MSKKPRGNIHKIRQFELEKIQLIDEFDILQIVGEGWFGKILLVEHRASQTEMVLKAVPKPYVSLKDFYREFHYGLHLGIHRNIVTTYDVAFETAGFYVFTQEYAPLGDLTSNVTDTGVGELYSKRVAKQIGSALDYMHSKDIVHRDVKLDNVLIYRSDFTRIKLCDFGESYQTGTIVERRNEWLPYSPPEVLEIKPEGTYKADPSHDVWQFGIVIFVCLTGCLPWQKAASDDPRYMRYLIWQNSMMLAIRRTPKLFKLLTSRAQRMFKRFLEPRADRRPKNLSDLTKFLDDRWLAKTAEKEMAEYETDELCPSMYSFHSSPDEKNRLLYNLADCGIETNVDRHTKKIRIKEWIESSVITEEDEEEMEETNSASSPSSSVSREPVRGHISSLRTASNDKPKEIKTTLKDANQKHFDPRTGVVQTGPSEMGTAQFDTTHKSDSPSSMASNLSTMMNNDSLAGSLITLGSRADLLSSSLEIYNSTTADLNRMGVLSNSYDQLSDAGDSYPNIPAVAAPKNSIGVGTSRPMAGNKGILQRSKSDSVRMALFASSPALDNGNGNQWQAGNPTLQPQLNNNNNKSVTFSGLASSFQTMAPILMPGSMASPANKQQQPLQQQQQQPLRINQNHNKNHPTFYDSHIKDSAYGSSEINDSQWSHQNSPGPMVMNANGTRAQNGFQTPTNNMPKMTSPLSTVRTQSSQQQRAYTGALTTSMKDSAYDRVNPNIFKKSR; this is translated from the exons ATACAATTGATcgatgaatttgatatcttgcAAATAGTAGGTGAAGGATGGTTTGGCAAAATCCTATTGGTGGAACATAGAGCATCCCAAACCGAAATGGTTTTAAAAGCGGTGCCAAAACCTTATGTGTCGTTAAAGGATTTCTATCGGGAATTTCACTATGGCCTACATTTGGgtatacatcgaaatattgtgaCCACCTATGATGTGGCATTTGAAACAGCGGGATTTTATGTTTTTACTCAGGAATATGCACCATTAG GTGATCTAACTTCAAATGTCACCGATACCGGTGTCGGAGAACTCTACAGTAAACGGGTGGCCAAGCAGATTGGTTCTGCTTTAGATTATATGCATTCAAA AGACATTGTACATCGTGATGTAAAATTAGATAATGTTTTAATATATCGTTCCGATTTTACTCGTATTAAGCTATGTGATTTTGGTGAATCGTATCAGACGGGAACTATTGTTGAGAGACGCAACGAATGGTTGCCATACAGTCCACCTGAAGTATTAGAAATAAAACCGGAAGGAACCTACAA AGCTGACCCCAGTCATGATGTTTGGCAATTTGGCATTGTCATCTTCGTTTGTCTTACTGGATGTTTACCCTGGCAAAAGGCGGCATCGGATGATCCACGTTATATGCGCTATCTGATATGGCAGAATAGCATGATGTTGGCCATAAGACGCACTCCAAAACTCTTCAAACTCCTAACGTCAAGAGCGCAACGTATGTTTAAGAGATTCCTTGAACCACGTGCCGATCGAAGACCGAAAAATCTCTCGGATTTAACAAAATTCTTGGATGATCGTTGGCTGGCAAAGACAGCCGAAAAAGAAATGGCTGAATATGAAACGGATGAATTGTGTCCGTCCATGTATTCGTTTCACAGTAGTCCCGACGAAAAGAATCGTTTGCTATATAATTTGGCCGATTGTGGCATAGAGACCAATGTGGATAGGCACACCAAAAAGATACGAATAAAGGAGTGGATCGAATCATCGGTGATAACGGAAGAAGATGAG GAGGAAATGGAAGAAACAAACTCAGCCTCGTCACCTTCATCTTCGGTTTCTCGAGAACCGGTGCGTGGTCATATATCATCGCTGCGTACAGCCTCCAATGATAAGCCCAAAGAAATCAAAACAACACTTAAAGATGCCAATCAGAAACATTTCGATCCTCGCACTGGTGTCGTCCAGACAGGACCCAGTGAAATGGGCACAGCACAGTTCGATACAACACACAAATCAGATAGTCCTTCCTCGATGGCCAGTAACCTATCTACCATGATGAATAATGACAGTTTGGCGGGAAGCCTTATAACATTGGGCTCCCGAGCCGATCTGTTATCTAGTAGTTTGGAAATATATAACTCCACCACCGCTGATCTAAATCGTATGGGTGTTCTTAGTAACAGCTATGATCAGCTCAGCGATGCCGGCGATAGCTATCCGAATATACCGGCAGTGGCAGCCCCCAAAAATTCTATAGGCGTTGGTACTTCAAGACCCATGGCCGGAAATAAGGGTATTTTGCAACGCTCGAAATCAGATTCTGTAAGAATGGCTTTGTTTGCCAGCTCTCCAGCATTGGACAATGGTAACGGCAATCAATGGCAGGCGGGCAATCCTACGCTACAACCCCaattgaacaacaacaacaataaatcaGTAACATTTTCCGGTTTGGCCAGCTCCTTTCAGACCATGGCTCCCATATTGATGCCAGGAAGTATGGCATCCCCAGCTAACAAACAGCAACAACCattgcaacagcagcaacagcaaccgTTGAGGATAAatcaaaatcacaataaaaatCATCCAACTTTTTATGATTCTCACATAAAGGACAGTGCCTATGGTTCATCAGAAATAAATGATTCGCAGTGGAGTCATCAAAACTCTCCGGGACCCATGGTCATGAACGCAAATGGAACCAGAGCACAAAATGGTTTTCAAACTCCCACGAACAATATGCCAAAAATGACCAGTCCTCTGTCTACGGTTCGTACCCAAAGCTCTCAGCAGCAAAGGGCCTACACGGGCGCATTGACAACGAGCATGAAAGACTCCGCTTACGATCGTGTTAATCCAAATATATTCAAGAAGAGTAGATGA